A stretch of DNA from Streptomyces rubradiris:
CGCCCGCCGGATGCTGACCTTCCTGGCCAACGCCAGCGCGGTGCTGCACGCCTCCCTGGACCACGAGGACATCCTGCGCCGGCTGCCCGAGCTGCTGGTCCCGGAGTACGCCCGGCACGTCGACGTATGGCTGGTGGACGACGAGCGGACCCCGCCGGGCGACCGGGCGGCGGCCACGGTGACGGCGGCGCGCACCGGCCGTCCGCAGCACGCGGGCCCGCGTCCCGGTGGGCTGCCCGGCGTGGACGACCAGCCGGCCTCGGCGCTCTCCCCCGACCGGCCGCTGCTGTGCCTGCCGCTGGGCGGGCGCACCGTGCAGGGGGTGCTGACGCTGGCCGCGCCGGGCGACCGCTTCGACCCGGACACCGCCGTGGTGCTGCTGGAGCTGGCCCGGCGGGCGGGCATCGCGCTGGAGAACGCCCGCCAGTACGAGCAGCACCGGGATGTCGCCGAGGCGTTGCAACGCGCGCAGCTGACGAAGCTGCCCACCGTGCCGGGCCTGGACCTGGCCGCGCGCTATCTGCCGGCGACGCGCGGCCTGAACATCGGCGGCGACTGGTACGACGCCTTCTCCCAGCCGGACGGCAGTGTGCTGGCGGTGATAGGCGACGTCACCGGGCACGGGCTGCGCGCGGCGGTCATCATGGGCCAGTTGCGCACCGCCCTGCGCGCCTACGCCGTGGAGGGCAACGGCCCGGCGCGCATCCTCACCCTGCTGCACCGCATGCTCCGCCACCAGCAGCCGGAGCTGTACGCGACCTGTGCCATCGCCCGGTTCACGCCCGGGGAGCGGGAGGTGGTGTGGGCCGCCGCGGGACATCCGCCGGCCGTCGCCCGCGGCCCCCGGGGAGAGGTACGGGTGCTGGACGCGAAGCCGGGGATCATGCTGGGGGTGCCGCTGCCGTACGAGTACGAGGAGCACACCGTCGAGCTGCCGCCCGGGTCCGTCCTCGCGCTGTACACGGACGGTCTGGTGGAGCGGCGGGCCGCGGGGATCGACGTGGGCATCGACCGGCTCGCCCGGGCCGTGCAGGTGCTCGGCGCGAAGGAGCTGGCGGAGCTGGACAAGGCGGCCGACGCGCTGCTCAAGCCGATGCTGCACGACTCCGAACACGACGACGACATCTGCCTGTTGCTGTGCCGCACCACCTGTGGCTGAACAGCCGTGCGCCGGCCCCCTGTCGCGGGGGCCGGCGCACGGCGGGGGTCACTTGTTGGCGCAGGCGTTGCCGAAGGCCGGGTTCAGCAGCCCGATGATGTTGATGGAGTTCCCGCAGACGTTGGCCTGGAGGTTGATCGGTACCTGGACGACGTTGCCGGACAGGACGCCGGGGCTGTTGGCGGCGACGCCGACCGCGGACGCGCCGCCGCCGTCGGAGGCGAAGGCGTCGGCCGTGCCGGCCAGGGCGAGGGCTGCGGTGATGACGGTCGTGGTGGCCAAGGAGCGAAGACGCATGTTCTGCCTCACTGGTTGACGTCGGGTCGTCTCCATCACACCCGGTGGTCGTGCCGTTCGCCTCCGCTGCTACGCCGTCCGGGCACCACCGCCGCGCCGTTCCCCCGTCCGGCCGGTCAGGCGGCGGACGGGAAGCGTTCCCAGACCCGGTGCGCGCCGAGCAGCCGGGTGAGCTCCGACAGCACGCCGGTGGCGGTGTCCCCGGCGATCACACCGGGCGCGTCCAGCGGGATGCCGGCCGCCTCCAGGGCCGCCTCGCCGCCCTTGGCCGCGCCGATGGCCTTGCCGTGCCGGAACGCCTCGCCCAGCAGCAGCCCCACCCGCGGGTCGGGGGTGGCCGCCCCGGCGGTGGGCTGGCCGGCCTTGGCGTCCCGGGCTCCGTAGGCGTCGGCGCCCACCCCGGGGGTGCCCGCCACCAGCACCGCGTCGAACTCCACGGACCGCGCGGTGGCGTAGGTCCGCTGGACGGTCAGGGCGTCGGCGCCGTCGCCGAGGGTGCCGCCGACCGGTGCCACGATCAGCGGGACCATGCCGCCGTCGAGGACCGCCTGGCGGACGGCCCGTACGCCGTCGAGGTCGCCGTCGGGACCGGTGAGGATGCCGATGATCCGGCCGTCGGT
This window harbors:
- a CDS encoding PP2C family protein-serine/threonine phosphatase, which gives rise to MTAARDTRTIASAADAARARARLARLLTDAGVPALDRARFLSALGVRLRRALDAGGAELAVTAGPDGRLAIALDGPEPWRHTLDCPGAVPRPLPGPQDAPLAEALLGADEDTAAVLAGLAETEELLRLHREELHQTNQGVLALHAELEAAALAQRDLLDAERAARAEAENARRMLTFLANASAVLHASLDHEDILRRLPELLVPEYARHVDVWLVDDERTPPGDRAAATVTAARTGRPQHAGPRPGGLPGVDDQPASALSPDRPLLCLPLGGRTVQGVLTLAAPGDRFDPDTAVVLLELARRAGIALENARQYEQHRDVAEALQRAQLTKLPTVPGLDLAARYLPATRGLNIGGDWYDAFSQPDGSVLAVIGDVTGHGLRAAVIMGQLRTALRAYAVEGNGPARILTLLHRMLRHQQPELYATCAIARFTPGEREVVWAAAGHPPAVARGPRGEVRVLDAKPGIMLGVPLPYEYEEHTVELPPGSVLALYTDGLVERRAAGIDVGIDRLARAVQVLGAKELAELDKAADALLKPMLHDSEHDDDICLLLCRTTCG
- a CDS encoding chaplin; the encoded protein is MRLRSLATTTVITAALALAGTADAFASDGGGASAVGVAANSPGVLSGNVVQVPINLQANVCGNSINIIGLLNPAFGNACANK